In Massilia violaceinigra, one DNA window encodes the following:
- a CDS encoding NAD(P)H-dependent oxidoreductase: MGNKTGSRRVLVIAAHSSQQTFGSALAAAYAAAATAAGHEARLLELDRLAFDPILHHGYKVVQELEPDLKTAQELITWADHLVFAYPVWWGSIPALLKGFLDRIMLPGFAFKYRKGKAFPDKLLAGRSAHLLVTMDTPPWYFRLAYRAPAIHQMKKTTLEFCGVTPVKTLLCGPVLDSTPEQRSKWLAQVHDMAGRI; this comes from the coding sequence ATGGGTAATAAAACAGGATCGCGACGCGTGTTGGTCATTGCGGCGCATTCGTCGCAACAGACCTTCGGCAGCGCGCTGGCGGCGGCCTATGCGGCGGCGGCGACGGCTGCGGGTCATGAGGCGCGGCTGCTGGAACTGGACCGGCTGGCATTCGATCCGATCCTGCACCACGGTTACAAGGTGGTCCAGGAACTGGAACCTGACCTGAAAACTGCGCAGGAGCTCATTACGTGGGCCGATCACCTGGTCTTCGCGTATCCCGTCTGGTGGGGCAGCATTCCCGCGCTGCTCAAAGGTTTTCTCGACCGGATCATGTTGCCCGGCTTCGCTTTTAAATACCGCAAGGGCAAGGCCTTTCCGGACAAGCTGCTGGCGGGGCGCAGCGCGCATTTGCTGGTGACGATGGATACGCCGCCGTGGTATTTCCGGCTGGCTTATCGCGCGCCCGCCATTCATCAGATGAAAAAGACCACGCTGGAGTTTTGCGGCGTAACGCCAGTGAAAACGCTGCTGTGCGGGCCGGTGCTCGATTCGACGCCGGAGCAGCGCAGCAAGTGGCTGGCCCAGGTCCACGACATGGCCGGGCGAATTTAA
- a CDS encoding metal-dependent hydrolase: protein MPTILSHPAVPLAIGLALGSRIIPRRLLAAGVVASILPDFDVIGLRLGIPYANELGHRGASHSLAFAIVLGLLAAACASRLRASRMAAFLFITVCTVSHGLLDMFTTGGLGVALAWPVSDARLFFPVRVIRVSPLSLKTFLGPRGVVVMLSELLWIWLPAALAGLALHFARGKQGKQKKQGKKGKARA, encoded by the coding sequence ATGCCAACCATCCTGTCCCACCCCGCCGTTCCCCTCGCCATCGGTCTGGCGTTGGGTTCCCGGATCATCCCCCGCCGCTTGCTGGCAGCCGGCGTGGTGGCGTCGATCCTGCCGGACTTCGATGTCATCGGCCTGCGTCTGGGAATTCCGTATGCGAACGAACTGGGCCACCGGGGCGCGTCCCATTCGCTGGCGTTCGCCATCGTGCTGGGACTGCTGGCGGCGGCATGCGCGAGCCGCCTGCGCGCCTCGCGCATGGCGGCCTTCCTGTTCATTACGGTGTGCACCGTATCGCACGGCTTGCTCGACATGTTCACCACCGGCGGGCTGGGCGTGGCGCTGGCCTGGCCGGTGTCCGATGCGCGCCTGTTCTTTCCGGTTCGCGTGATCCGGGTCAGTCCGCTGTCCCTGAAAACCTTCCTGGGCCCCCGGGGCGTGGTCGTGATGCTCTCCGAACTGCTCTGGATATGGCTGCCGGCCGCGCTGGCCGGCCTCGCGCTGCATTTCGCGCGCGGAAAACAGGGAAAACAGAAAAAACAAGGCAAGAAGGGCAAGGCGCGCGCTTAA
- a CDS encoding MerR family transcriptional regulator has protein sequence MYISELGRRTNATPKAIRLYESLGLLGEVGRKGTYRIYSEQNVYQVQLIRQVQALGFRLADMGPLLLSGEGAPDWGRLVALLEARRVALRVEVARLHQLDSKLGEVCAEIRVCLDGPVPPMLADCIDKPLDSAPRDKLHTS, from the coding sequence CACCAATGCCACTCCAAAAGCGATCCGGCTGTATGAATCACTGGGATTACTGGGCGAGGTCGGCCGCAAGGGAACGTACCGTATTTACTCGGAACAGAATGTGTATCAGGTTCAATTGATCCGCCAGGTGCAGGCGCTGGGATTCCGGCTGGCCGACATGGGGCCGCTGCTGCTGTCCGGCGAGGGCGCACCGGATTGGGGCCGGCTGGTGGCGCTGCTGGAGGCGCGCCGCGTGGCATTGCGCGTCGAGGTGGCGCGCTTGCACCAGCTCGACAGTAAACTTGGCGAGGTGTGTGCCGAGATCCGCGTCTGCCTGGATGGGCCGGTGCCGCCCATGCTGGCCGATTGCATCGACAAGCCGCTTGACTCTGCCCCGAGGGACAAGCTGCATACTTCCTGA